The Hippoglossus hippoglossus isolate fHipHip1 chromosome 19, fHipHip1.pri, whole genome shotgun sequence genome has a segment encoding these proteins:
- the LOC117753304 gene encoding probable low-specificity L-threonine aldolase 2: MSVKTLTCRLLFRSLKCTIVASGKNQRARHAAAALPGRSSSTRGYYNTAKPRYPGPGGAPHVRVVDLRSDTVTKPGPAMRQAMAEAEVGDDVMGEDPTVNELQKIAADMFGMEAALFVPTGTMSNLIAVMVHCRERGDEMIVGDVSHIHIYEQGGSAQLAGVHATTVTTLPDGSFDLMQLESKIRHGYPDPHYPRTRLICVENTHNIQGGRVLPLTFLKEVRALADRYGLSVHMDGARVMNAAVAQGVHPHTILQHTHTVSVCLSKGLGAPVGTMLAGPKDFIARALRCRKALGGGMRQAGVLAAAGKVSLLDLVGRLEEDHRNARTFAQALLDFDPLFAVDMAAVETNILRFYLKEPSLSPAEFCARMVQVGEGEEAALGQGVQVLMYPHFGNSVRAVWHLGISPEDTQLAIQKMQFVASQHLKEKLRNQ, from the exons ATGTCTGTGAAAACACTCACCTGCAGACTCTTGTTTCGTTCGTTAAAATGCACGATCGTCGCTTCAGGTAAAAACCAGCGGGCCCGacatgctgcagctgctctgccGGGACGGAGCTCCTCCACCCGGGGGTACTACAACACCGCGAAGCCCAGGTACCCCGGGCCGGGCGGAGCGCCCCACGTCCGGGTGGTGGACCTCCGGAGCGACACGGTGACCAAGCCCGGGCCCGCGATGCGTCAGGCCATGGCGGAGGCCGAGGTCGGAGATGATGTGATGGGAGAGGATCCCACAGTTAATG AGCTACAAAAAATCGCAGCGGATATGTTTGGGATGGAGGCCGCGCTCTTCGTCCCCACTGGAACCATGAGTAACCTCATCGCAG TGATGGTGCACTGTCGGGAGCGAGGCGACGAGATGATTGTGGGCGATGTGTCGCACATACACATCTATGAGCAAGGAGGAAGTGCACAG CTGGCTGGCGTCCACGCCACCACGGTGACCACGCTCCCCGATGGATCATTTGATTTGATGCAGCTGGAATCGAAGATCCGCCACGGTTACCCTGACCCCCACTACCCTCGCACACGCCTCATATGTGTGGAGAACACGCACAACATCCAGGGAGGACGTGTGCTGCCTCTGACCTTCTTGAAGGAG GTTCGTGCTTTAGCGGACAGATACGGTCTGTCGGTTCACATGGACGGAGCCAGGGTGATGAACGCCGCTGTGGCCCAGGGGGTGCATCCACACACCatactgcagcacacacacactgtcagtgtgTGCCTCTCCAAG ggtttgGGTGCCCCTGTGGGTACCATGCTGGCCGGACCCAAAGACTTCATCGCCCGAGCGTTGCGGTGCCGTAAAGCTCTGGGTGGGGGGATGCGGCAGGCCGGTGTACTAGCAGCAGCTGGAAAAGTGTCTTTACTGGATTTGGTGGGACGACTGGAGGAGGATCACCGCAACGCAAGAACCTTCGCTCAGG CTCTCCTCGACTTTGACCCTCTATTTGCCGTTGACATGGCGGCGGTGGAGACAAACATCCTGCGTTTCTATTTGAAGGAGCCCAGTTTGAGTCCCGCTGAGTTCTGCGCCCGCATGGTCCAGGTcggcgagggagaggaggctgcACTGGGACAAGGGGTGCAAGTTCTCATGTACCCTCATTTTGGAAACTCGGTCCGGGCTGTGTGGCATCTCGGGATCTCCCCTGAAGATACCCAGCTGGCCATCCAGAAAATGCAATTTGTTGCATCTCAGCACTTGAAGGAGAAACTCAGGAACCAGTGA